Part of the Novosphingobium sp. ZN18A2 genome, AGAGTGCACGTTCTGCCCTCGCCACCAGCGCGAACAGCGCATCGCGCCGCTCGGGCTCGTCCGCCAGCACGCGCAGCGCCTCGCGCACGGCGGCGGCGATCAGCGGGGAGGGAGCGGTGGAGAAGATGAACGCGCGGCCCCGGTTCACCAGGAAGTCGCGCATCGCGCGCGGACCCAGCAGCAGCGCGCCTTCACAGCCCAGCGCCTTGCCGCAGGTGCGCAGCGTTATCGTGTCCTCGCGCCCGTCAAGGTGCGCGGCAATCCCGCGCCCGTCGGGGCCGAACACGCCGGTCGCGTGCGCTTCGTCTATCAGCATCGTCGCATCGTGGCGTTCGGCCACCGATACGAGCGCGTCGACCGGCGCCGTGTCGCCATCCATCGAATAGAGGCTTTCGAAGGCGATCCACACCCGTCCCGTGCTGCCGCGCGCGCGCCATTCGCGCACCGCGTCGTCAAAGCCCTGCGCATCGTTGTGCGGCGCGGCGACCGATGTCGCGCGCGTCAGACGCAGCCCTTCGTGGACGCTGGCATGGACCAGCTCGTCATACACCACCAGGTCGCCGGTCTGCGGCAGCGTGGCA contains:
- a CDS encoding 8-amino-7-oxononanoate synthase encodes the protein MDDTRTTAGQHRWRAQLADMAALADRARLRSLKPRQGVDFASNDYLGLAGSPRLARAVEEAIARGVPLGSGGSRLLRGNDPEHEALESDAAAFFGAESALFLSTGYAANAALLATLPQTGDLVVYDELVHASVHEGLRLTRATSVAAPHNDAQGFDDAVREWRARGSTGRVWIAFESLYSMDGDTAPVDALVSVAERHDATMLIDEAHATGVFGPDGRGIAAHLDGREDTITLRTCGKALGCEGALLLGPRAMRDFLVNRGRAFIFSTAPSPLIAAAVREALRVLADEPERRDALFALVARAERALSPFGATPTGSQILPLILGEDARTMSVAGALQRAGFDVRGIRPPTVPQGTSRLRIPVTLNVDEAQIDGLATAMAEALR